GCCTAATGTtggttttcaaatgttttgtgcaGTGATTGAATCCTTGAATCCTGAGGTTTGTCACCCAGAGTGCACAAAGGAATACTGCCAAGCCAACCCCTCTGAAATATGCTCTGCCAGGTAACTGAAAACTACAAAGACAtgtcccccaccccccacccccctccctccctccctctgtatCATCTTGTGCTGCATCAAACACATATGTGATGCTCTGTAGGTTTGTGTCTCTGGAGAATAAAGACTGCCAGGGCTCCTGCCAACACACCTCGTGTTCGAGCTGTCTGCTGCTGAAAGCCCCGCCATGCCCCCAGACCTGCAGCCCCTCCGATTCCTCCTGCCTACGTCACTTTGGAAGGTGTGTGCACCAACACCTGACGGCAAATCATAGTCCTGTATGCCACAGCAACCTGCAGGTAAggagaacataaacaacaaagtccccattttttttttgacatcgaCTGCTTCATCTCTCATAAACAAAACCAacactttgtctttcttttcttggtAGAGTCATTCTGCGGGacatttttggtgttttgttCCTGCCTGTTCAAACTCTCAGCAGTAACTCTCCGCGCATAAGGAGGACACTCAGAGGAAACTCGCTCATGTAGCACGATGTAAAAATGGCAGCTATCTGTAAACTTTGTCTTCTTGATCCAACGATCACATTATGAACGCAGTGTACATCTGAATAAAAACCTGTAAAATGTTATGTATctttaacaaagagaaataaaagttaAGGTCATTCTGAACGCTCTTCtctttatttgaatgtgtttaatGGGAACAGTGTTTTAGAGGTCACAGATTTGTTTGTATAAGGTGGATCTCCTCAAGGTCTTACTTTATCTTGtcacttcatgaacatttttatcaATGAGCTGTGTTTTGGGTTTTATAGCGTTTTTGGAATATTTCATTGAGTATTTTGTGTAGTTAAGCTCTGTTTTATCTAGCCTTAAAACAATTCCACTATGAAATCTTCTCAATAGAAAAACCTTTGAAAACCCTTTACACGTCCATTTCATAAGCCCGGTGTGAAGGAGAGCGATGTGTCCATCAAACCGTCTTTACTGTTTACTGCCTGATGAAGGTCGAGTTCTGAAATGTTGCCGATAAacgtttgtttgcaagttagacggtgtgcaggagtttaccgtTACCCTCTGAAATActaacatgacatttttatagAAGGTTACGGAGTCTATAGAAGAAAACATTGCTTTTGTACTATCAAGATATTATATTATCTAACTTGAGTGCacaagattcttttttttttctttttttaactttttgggacttcaggggctccataGACGGTAGGTTTTAACTCAGAGTCATACATTCTCTATGAAACTATTTACCTGTtagtaaacaacaaacacttttgttttagcTCGTTTTCTCAGCTGATGAATTCTCTAAAGTTTTCCACTCTACATACTGGAgctacattcattttaaaaaggcaaATCAAAGGAGGTGATTAAGTGACGGTCATTAATGAAGCACCTACTTACATGATAACTgtacatcatctgcatatagtgttgatttgattgtttctaACACACTGAACTACAGGTGTTCCTGACGTAGGGTTGGTTCAACGCACCATCCTGCCGCAGGCCTAAATGTACGTCACAGAGCTGCACTCTGTGACCTCTCATTTCTCCCACAACGTTTTTGTACaatttgaataattaaaaactttttttttttttttttttttacatgaaagtgaataatgataataatagaaGTGAGAAAACATTGTAAATAAAACCGTTCTCTGGTCTTTTTGAATCGGCACcattttctgagtttttttccctctactTCCCAGGAGAGGTAAGGCGTCTTGAAGCGCCCCTCTGCCATCGCTGCCCCCCTGACAGACGATGGTTATTGAATAACAGACACTTTATGAGGCAGCAATAATGAAGTGAGTACAGACAGGGAATAAAGTGTGGACCAACAATGGACGGTTTGTTCTGTGTCCTTCAAAAGTGAGCCGTTTCTGAAGAGAAGTTCTTTATCTGAGGGATTTCGCAAGAAGGAATCTTTTTTTATACCAAAACAAAGGCTTGCCTTTTCTTTCATCTTCTTCTAACAATTGCGTCACTGAAGCAGCGTGTAAAATATACACACTGCTTAATCAGGGAGAAGAAAGGACTCTGCGGCTCCTGCTCCAATTTGATGAGTAAACAAACAGGAGCACGtgtcaaaaagacaaacactggaCAGTAAAGAAGAAACAGCACGTCTGCTATCAGTTAGAAAGCAATAATGCTCAAATAAAGTCAATCATTACTAAATAAAGCGCACTGTGATTGCTTCCAAATTGGCTTTAATAGAACTGCGATGAAATGTACATCATATATGATGTCAAATCTTCAATCTCTGAACGTAGCACTCGatcattttgtttgataattTGCCCTCTTACAAGGCTGTAAGGCAAACAGTAAAAAGAAATATCTCAAGTCCTCCCGTTAGTACATTCTTCTGCTTCCTAATGCAGATAGAAATCAGCATATCAGGTTTGTATTATTAAGACAGGATGCGTCAACAAAGGTGCCGCCTCTGTTATCAGTCCCATAACGCcgtctcacttttttttcctgataaaAATGGCGGATCACAAAGGAGCGACTGCGTGCCAGATGTAATAAATGCGCCCGTCAGAGAAAATTCATGTTAAGAGTTTGAATAAAACTCAAAACCCGAGAACAATAGAAGAGCTTATTAAAACAAGGCTGCAGCGCTATACAGGACTACTGTCATGGTGCCTGGATGGACTTTAAAACAAGcctaaaacattttcttcttgaCTTACATCCTTTTCTGCTACAGTGACGTAAAGGAATATACCTGAACTTATCCTAAAGGTTATCTGTTGTGTGATCCATCGTTTGaaatactgtatgtaaacacagctTAGATTTGTGAagttattcatttctttatttaaaccgTACAATTATATTTATTACCCTTAAGTTAGACTTCATTCAAgagttttaaaaatatgtttaaattcaTACAATTATACCTGTagaagtaaacatttaaaattaaacttgtgtgtttttttttttataaattcaaGGAAGCTTCTTATGAATTATTTCAGGATGTCTTACGCACAGTCAgaaatgttcttgtgtttgtatcataaagaaagaaagaagcttTACCAGTTTTAAGagtaaacttctttttttttgacataggcttaatctgatgacatcactctggGCTGATGCGCATTTTCATGAGCCTTTgacttttttctattttattgaCCAAACCTTTAATGACCAAAACATTCAGCATAATAATCTACAATGACAAAAACAGTATCAGTCCTAATTTTCATTGGGGACATTATGATTAGTGCCTGGTCAACAGACTGGCATATACAAGTATATAATTATTATAGAATCAGTATAACAAGTTGCTACAAAAAGCCTCAATTCAGAAAAATAGGATTTCAACACTCGACTGTGAAGTTATTTCAACAGGAGGATTTTTCAATATCatcttttttccctttaaacCCTTTGGGTTTGAGACTGTGACCTCGGGGGACTGAAACCACACAGCAACAGAGCTGATCTATTAATCAGGATGTTTACTGAATGATACAATTTACAGATGAAACGttgaataacattttaaaatgcagaacGATAATAACTCCCATTTCAACCAAATTAAAACTTATATTAGCAGAGCTGCTGATTTAAACCATATGTTGTTTAGAAATAACAGTAATTATAGTTATTtgtacaaagaaagaaacatataATCGTAGAGAGAAAACAGTCTAAAAGGTGCATAAAACTTCAGTCAGGCCTCCAGTCAGTCTCTGAACAGGAAGGCACTGAGGAGAAGAAACATCCAGGCcgtctgtcctcctctcttgtcACCTGAATAATCTGTTCCAAAAGGATACGAAGGCGGTGGAGTTAAAGGCACCTATGAATATGAGCAGCAGAAGGTAGAGACTCATCATGATGGCAAAATGATGTCTGAGGAGCCAGGAGGTGCTGCGGGAATgtctgcaggagaaaaacacaaacaaaacttttgGTTTGCTGACACTACCCAAATCTTATTTCACTTATtttgtttacagaaaaacatggggtatatattttgtttcatgtttcgAGTTGATGTCCTatattcaaatcaaataaaacccACCATCTTAATCAATAGTAACGTTATTTTTCTGTAACTAATTCATTGAGTTCTTGCAATTAGCAGCTGTCAGGAAATCCTGTCTGCCTCATGTGATGGAACTACAACTCCAATGAATTCAACAACTAGTTACATGTGtgaatcaaaaaacaaacagagctgttGTCACAACGTTGCCCCACCTGTATGCTTAGAGAACTTCTACATAAAAGTAAAACGCTCTCAACATTACCATCTTATGTTTCGAGGGTTCTCAGTACTAGTGTGGGTAGTGTGTACATATCATTGAAGGTCAAATTTGTAACTCATTGCCACCGGACACATCTCCAGAGGTCTCAAATGTGTCTGCGTGGTATTTTCAAGCCAAATATTTTTGGGTGTAACGTAgttcatcaataaaaaaaaatgtacatccTTAATGCAAAACAAACTATGACATAACCTCACCTGGACAGGTGCCTCCTTTGAGAGTAAACCAGCAGGTATTTTACACGCAAAAGCTGATTGTTGGTTACTACAAAGTACTTCTGCGGTACTTCTCCCCCTTCGCTGTTCTTTGCTCTTGAGCGCTGACGGTCAATGATTTCAGAATCTGAAATGAGAAATTATggcgtttatttatttatttatatatacatatatatatatatatataatttggACATAAGTGtagcagattttttaaaattgtgaatCCCACAGTTAACTCACCTTTTTTCTTCACCTGGCACTTCACATCTGGGTGATCAATGACTTCACACAAGGCTACACAGCTGAGCAGTGGACCCAGAAGACTTTCTCTCCAGCCGCTGCTGTGAGGACTGTAGAGCACTGCCATGCTGAGGTCACTGGTGAGGTAGGTCCCCTCTCCGAACACTGAGTTCTACaaacaacatgaagaaaagaaaccaAACCCAATGTAGTTGTTGTTAGTCGAGCAGAGCCAAGAATTCAAGAGTACTTTCACTTCACGCCTTACGTATCTCTCTTCTTCAACAGCTCCATGGCGTCCTGCACAATAACAGAGAGAGTACTTCccaaaacaagttgaaacatTGATGGCTGAACTAACCTTGTTTAGGTGACAGTGCAGCCCGTTGTGAATGATAGAGTGAAAGTTCTCCAGTCGGCTCCCGTGGAATGCATAGAAGACGTCTCTGCCGGCCCTCATCTTCTCAAACCTGGCGTTCCTCTGGTCACAGTACTCCAGCTCAAACAAGAAGTCTGGTGCAGGCGCAGAAATCCCTTCATTTTCCGTCAGGTTACAAAGTTTTCCATACTGGTAGAGATGaaagaaacacaatgtgaaaaaaaagcaacaggtAAAAGACACTTTTAATGCATCTATTCTTGAAGTTATGTACTTCATCTTTCTGCAGGGTCTTCACAGCAAAGCTCTTTGAAGAGAGAATCCAGTGTGTTAGAGCCAGGTGATGATCTCCCTCTCTGGGTCGTAGTCTCACCAACTCTCTCACCCCAGGCAAAGAGTTCACATCAGCCAACtagagaagaaaaataacttaTTGCATTCTTATATTGACCAAACAGTAGGAGTCAAACATATCCTTGGTATGCCTTGTCttcttttatatatatttggtttgaaatatataaatatttcaaaccaaaatgctcagttttatataaatatttacatcatAAAACCTCTCCTAATTTTGAGAACCCCCTCAGTGTCTTGCAGGCTCGTTCATCATCTTTTTACTGACACATTGCTAAACAGCACAACACTGCCACCAAGTGTGTGTTATCCCACCACAATGCTAATGGCATTCATGTAGTCCATTCTatctcagtgtttctcaactgggcTATCTTATGGACCCATTACACActccttaaagagacagtgcgACCTTTCaaatttatttaatgaaaaatgggcacttttctgactttttgacaccattttttccccccctgccCACTtatgggtcccgacccaccagttgagaaccactatTCTATCTAAACTAGTTTATTAAAAAGGCATGTTTCTTATTTTACTTAACTACCTCGTGTTAACCTCTAATACCTGAAATCAAGCCGTTTCTAAACTTGAATAATTGACTTTTGTGCGTAAAAATCTTATTTTACCAGCTCATCAAAATCCTTATTGTCTCCACTTAAATATCTTGGAGGGAAGGGTCTGAGGAGAGagtccttcttgtagttctgtgcagcagcaacaaacaggctgcagcggaGGTCTGCTGCTACGGGGTCTCTGTGCAGACAGGAGCACACCAGCTCTCTGACTGCCTCAGGTGGGAGCGGGGGCTGCATTCCCAGCACTGTACACACAGGTGATAAGATAGCACAAAAGTTAGCttacatttgattgattgattgattgattacatttatttcagacatatcaaataaaatcaaacatgtcaaaaatacaaaacaaaatgaaaagcacgaaaatacaataaacaaaaaacaatgttcaaattatttcacaaaaaagaaaattacatatattcaattgatttgcctgaaaaggagtaggaagaagtataaaacttatttaatcctaccccttttccacagctcaacaattaatatttattaaattaaattcctgtgttccttataatctctctatatatacaatctatctatTATACAATTTTctatactatatttatgatactatatttg
This genomic interval from Labrus mixtus chromosome 4, fLabMix1.1, whole genome shotgun sequence contains the following:
- the parp16 gene encoding protein mono-ADP-ribosyltransferase PARP16, translated to MQPPLPPEAVRELVCSCLHRDPVAADLRCSLFVAAAQNYKKDSLLRPFPPRYLSGDNKDFDELLADVNSLPGVRELVRLRPREGDHHLALTHWILSSKSFAVKTLQKDEYGKLCNLTENEGISAPAPDFLFELEYCDQRNARFEKMRAGRDVFYAFHGSRLENFHSIIHNGLHCHLNKNSVFGEGTYLTSDLSMAVLYSPHSSGWRESLLGPLLSCVALCEVIDHPDVKCQVKKKDSEIIDRQRSRAKNSEGGEVPQKYFVVTNNQLLRVKYLLVYSQRRHLSRHSRSTSWLLRHHFAIMMSLYLLLLIFIGAFNSTAFVSFWNRLFR
- the si:ch73-330k17.3 gene encoding IGFBP domain-containing protein yields the protein MWMLLFSSALLGALGAQETASRETQQLQALHCPPCERIHCSSRRALKLQCKGGVTTGVCGCCPVCARAEGEACGGTWDYLGKCDEGLVCFYQDSAADKADTERKGICKAVIESLNPEVCHPECTKEYCQANPSEICSARFVSLENKDCQGSCQHTSCSSCLLLKAPPCPQTCSPSDSSCLRHFGRCVHQHLTANHSPVCHSNLQSHSAGHFWCFVPACSNSQQ